In Saccharomyces cerevisiae S288C chromosome XV, complete sequence, the following proteins share a genomic window:
- the MCH4 gene encoding Mch4p (Protein with similarity to mammalian monocarboxylate permeases; monocarboxylate permeases are involved in transport of monocarboxylic acids across the plasma membrane but mutant is not deficient in monocarboxylate transport) — protein sequence MLNIPIIANSKRFLFSKDHEAQSTRDHDVELETREGPSSGYNPNFNAADAILKKNSDQVDLDVNKLTNVTSRVLNTPEASLIYDDDREFPDGGLKAWLVVFGAFMGLVPVFGLINSLGAIESYISKHQLANISSSTISWIFSLYLAISFLSCILSGGYFDRNGSIGLMCTGTVIYAGGLFALANCKSVWQFILAFSVCSGLGTGILMTPLIGTVATWFLKRRGIATSISTMGGSIGGIVFPIMLRKLYKEVGFQWAIRILSFICLTCLICASVLARERTKPVVQPFKSKAEVAKWYISSVFNWRYFLEGKFLFVAIGASFAESSLTSCATYLASYSMTRGNTENVAYTMITASNAVGILGRYIPGYFADKFIGRFNVEIITISMAALFNFVMWLPFGGNTKVLWAYVCLWGFSTGSILSLTPVCIGQISKTTDFGKRYATVYLLQALVTIPVLPIGGTLIGKGTVANYNHFIIFNSALMAAGAACYIISRHICVGAKLCKF from the coding sequence ATGTTGAACATTCCCATAATTGCTAACTCCAAGAGGTTCCTGTTCTCAAAGGATCACGAAGCGCAATCTACGAGAGATCACGATGTGGAGCTGGAGACAAGGGAGGGCCCAAGTTCAGGATATAATCCAAACTTCAATGCAGCGGACGcgattttgaaaaagaacagCGATCAAGTAGATCTTGACGTTAATAAGTTAACGAACGTCACCTCAAGAGTTTTAAACACCCCAGAGGCCTCTTTGATTTATGATGATGACAGAGAGTTCCCAGATGGTGGGTTAAAAGCATGGCTGGTAGTATTTGGTGCGTTTATGGGACTGGTCCCGGTTTTTGGCTTAATCAACTCCTTAGGGGCTATTGAATCATATATCTCTAAACATCAATTGGCAAatatatcttcttcaacaatatCTTGGATTTTTTCCCTATACTTAGCTATCAGCTTTTTAAGCTGTATATTATCCGGTGGCTATTTTGATAGAAATGGTAGTATTGGTTTGATGTGCACAGGTACAGTCATATATGCTGGAGGACTATTCGCATTGGCAAATTGTAAGTCCGTATGGCAGTTCATTTTGGCATTTTCTGTGTGCTCTGGACTTGGGACGGGAATTTTAATGACTCCTCTGATAGGAACTGTTGCAACCTGGTTTTTAAAAAGAAGGGGTATAGCAACATCTATAAGTACCATGGGGGGTTCAATAGGGGGTATAGTTTTCCCTATTATGCTGAGAAAGTTATATAAAGAAGTGGGCTTTCAATGGGCCATTAGAATCCTATCATTCATTTGTTTAACATGCCTCATTTGTGCTTCAGTTTTGGCTAGAGAAAGAACTAAACCGGTCGTTCAACCATTCAAATCCAAGGCGGAAGTAGCAAAGTGGTACATTTCCTCTGTGTTCAATTGGAGATATTTTTTGGAAGGAAAATTCTTGTTCGTCGCAATAGGCGCTTCTTTTGCAGAAAGTTCCCTAACTTCATGCGCTACATATTTAGCATCTTATTCTATGACAAGAGGAAACACAGAAAATGTTGCTTATACCATGATCACTGCTTCGAATGCTGTTGGTATACTTGGAAGGTATATACCAGGCTATTTTGCGGATAAGTTCATCGGGAGATTCAATGTAGAAATTATCACCATTTCAATGGCTGCcttatttaattttgtCATGTGGCTGCCATTTGGCGGTAATACAAAGGTACTTTGGGCGTACGTTTGTTTGTGGGGGTTTTCGACGGGTTCTATCCTATCACTGACACCCGTTTGCATCGGGCAGATATCTAAAACTACTGATTTTGGTAAACGTTATGCAACGGTATATCTATTGCAAGCGTTGGTAACGATTCCGGTTTTACCTATCGGCGGTACCTTAATCGGTAAAGGTACAGTTGCAAATTATAACCATTTTATAATATTCAATTCAGCGTTAATGGCGGCAGGTGCGGCATGTTATATAATATCAAGGCATATTTGCGTTGGTGCGAAGCTTTGTAAGTTTTAA
- a CDS encoding uncharacterized protein (hypothetical protein; conserved across S. cerevisiae strains), which translates to MSFRKKKLKPPAGSQFIINDSIMSYIDRTKTLIRMIGCKNQYIKARMKDKTFFYTKQFRTAKNKFFFHLYHWEATHINVDHYICTCHPIFWGSIGQKLRRSA; encoded by the coding sequence ATGTCttttagaaagaaaaaactcAAACCTCCAGCGGGTAGTCAATTTATTATAAACGACTCCATAATGAGCTATATTGACCGCACGAAAACACTAATAAGGATGATTGGATGCAAGAACCAGTACATAAAAGCACGTATGAAAGATAAGACCTTCTTCTATACGAAGCAATTCCGTACAGccaaaaacaaatttttctttcatctGTACCATTGGGAGGCCACTCATATTAACGTTGACCACTATATATGTACATGTCATCCCATTTTTTGGGGCTCTATAGGTCAGAAACTCAGGAGATCCGCCTGA
- the RRI2 gene encoding Rri2p (Subunit of the COP9 signalosome (CSN) complex; this complex cleaves the ubiquitin-like protein Nedd8 from SCF ubiquitin ligases; plays a role in the mating pheromone response), with amino-acid sequence MSDEDNNYDDFMLSDDEGMESIEMEEETDDEDKQNIEINEDNSQDDQDRGAARHKQHEQGTFEKHDRVEDICERIFEQGQALKEDERYKEARDLFLKIYYKEEFSSDESIERLMTWKFKSLIEILRLRALQLYFQKNGAQDLVLQILEDTATMSVFLQRIDFQIDGNIFELLSDTFEVLAPKWERVFLFDIEKVDRENMICKIDFQKNFMDQFQWILRKPGKDCKLQNLQRIIRKKIFIAVVWYQRLTMGNVFTPEISSQIEILVKDNECSSFEENNDLESVSMLLQYYILEYMNTARINNRRLFKKCIDFFEMLISKSLTFSQESGLMVILYTSKIVFILDSDSENDLSFALMRYYDRKEELKNMFLYILKHLEEMGKLRERDITSLFHKFILSGFIFTSMILEAISTDKINPFGFEQVKIALGSPIVNVLEDVYRCFAQLELRQLNASISLIPELSVVLSGIIQDIYYLAQTLKLWRKIARLYSCISISDIISMLQISDDNEMTRDDLLTILMRSIMKNRSVVYFKLDLTSDLVYFGDENKVMLPRCSKEEFRLMISPKDEETTEKARLIDFEYVNDVAIYNNPTRIRTKSSKEFFNTLRKSRETVKLPRVSNQSNEDTFLPSYMKFSNKYLELCKLASNNLE; translated from the coding sequence ATGTCTGATGAAGATAACAATTATGACGACTTCATGTTATCGGATGACGAAGGCATGGAGTCAATTGAAATGGAGGAAGAAAccgatgatgaagacaaacaaaacattgaaataaatgaaGACAATAGTCAGGATGATCAAGATCGAGGAGCGGCACGACATAAGCAACATGAACAAGGCACCTTCGAGAAACATGACAGAGTAGAAGATATTTGTGAAAGAATCTTTGAGCAAGGCCAAGCTCTCAAAGAAGACGAACGATATAAAGAGGCTCGcgatttatttttaaagataTATTACaaggaagaattttcatctGACGAAAGTATAGAAAGGCTCATGACATGGAAATTTAAATCACTTATTGAGATATTACGTTTAAGAGCCCTACAACTCTATTTTCAGAAAAACGGTGCACAGGATTTAGTTCTACAAATTTTAGAAGACACGGCAACTATGTCGGTTTTTTTACAAAGAATAGACTTTCAAATTGATGGAAATATATTTGAATTACTTTCTGATACTTTTGAGGTATTGGCACCCAAGTGGGAAAGAGTATTCTTGTTCGACATCGAGAAAGTTGATAGGGAAAATATGATCTGCAAAAttgatttccaaaaaaactTCATGGATCAGTTTCAATGGATTTTAAGAAAGCCTGGCAAGGATTGTAAACTCCAAAATCTCCAGCGTATaattagaaaaaagatatttatTGCCGTTGTTTGGTATCAAAGGTTAACCATGGGGAATGTATTCACCCCGGAAATTTCTTCCCAAATAGAGATTCTTGTGAAAGATAATGAATGCTCTTCTTTTgaggaaaataatgatttggaaagtGTATCTATGTTACTGCAGTATTACATATTGGAGTATATGAACACTGCACGAATAAACAATAGAAGGTTGTTTAAGAAGTGCATTgacttttttgaaatgttGATATCTAAGTCGCTTACTTTCTCACAAGAATCTGGACTGATGGTAATATTATATACCTCTAAGATTGTATTCATTTTAGACTCTGATTCAGAGAATGATTTATCCTTTGCGCTGATGAGATATTATGATCGGAAAGAAGAgctaaaaaatatgttcCTCTATATCTTGAAACACTTGGAAGAGATGGGAAAACTTCGGGAGAGGGATATTACCTCTTTGTTTCACAAGTTCATTCTTAGCGGCTTCATTTTCACGAGCATGATTCTAGAAGCAATTAGCACAGACAAGATTAATCCTTTTGGTTTCGAACAAGTGAAGATTGCGCTAGGCAGCCCTATTGTTAACGTATTAGAAGATGTCTACAGGTGCTTCGCACAACTGGAACTAAGACAGCTGAATGCAAGTATATCTCTTATTCCTGAATTGTCCGTAGTACTAAGTGGAATTATTCAAGATATTTACTATCTGGCGCAGACATTAAAGTTGTGGAGAAAAATTGCACGATTATACTCCTGTATCTCCATAAGTGACATTATAAGTATGCTGCAAATAAgtgatgacaatgaaatGACAAGAGATGATTTGCTAACAATTTTAATGAGgtcaataatgaaaaatagaTCGGTTGTGTATTTTAAGTTAGATTTGACAAGTGATTTAGTCTATTTCGGAGACGAGAATAAAGTCATGCTACCGAGATGttctaaagaagaatttcGTCTTATGATCTCTCCCAAGGATGAAGAAACCACTGAAAAGGCCAGGCTAATAGATTTTGAGTACGTTAACGATGTCGCGATTTATAATAACCCAACAAGAATAAGAACCAAATCCTCtaaagaatttttcaatacatTAAGAAAATCTAGGGAAACTGTAAAATTACCGAGGGTAAGCAACCAGTCGAATGAAGATACTTTTCTACCATCGTATATGAAGTTTTCCAACAAGTACCTCGAGCTGTGCAAACTGGCCTCTAACAATCTGGAATAG
- the MSN1 gene encoding Msn1p (Transcriptional activator; involved in regulation of invertase and glucoamylase expression, invasive growth and pseudohyphal differentiation, iron uptake, chromium accumulation, and response to osmotic stress; localizes to the nucleus; relative distribution to the nucleus increases upon DNA replication stress) gives MASNQHIGASNLNENEAILTNRVAELERRMSMFEGIFHALSNRLDLHFKKYDVVVNSQQQQINELTAFLSTLLNDQQRHAEILSEKLSGTLHGVSATSISLSQTLDPQGFTDGTTAPGAPRNYTSVPMNNDQTAHPQNEGAVSNETLFEDILNGNSQENDKSQQQTNSSNSISQENNSTNPSVDTRFNKPQNYNSNLVPSLEEYSANPPNNDGGQSQGLYISSNSSQSRQSPNLQKVSPNHENAVESNAQESVPTFEEEQYETKTGLKRKRIVCTRPFEFIKSPHSVMEVWKEYTEGVNGQPSIRKMEALYQTAWRRDPAVNKRYSRRKVLWKAIQTGLNRGYSLNYVVEILENSRYVNDKQKVKQPIGWLCHSSHIPETLK, from the coding sequence ATGGCAAGTAACCAGCACATAGGAGCTTCAAACCTAAATGAGAATGAGGCTATATTAACCAACCGCGTTGCTGAGCTGGAAAGGCGTATGTCGATGTTTGAGGGTATATTTCACGCGTTAAGTAACCGTCTCGATCTTcactttaaaaaatatgatgTAGTGGTAAACTCCCAACAGCAACAAATCAACGAACTGACCGCGTTTTTATCAACATTGCTGAATGACCAACAACGCCACGCTGAAATTCtcagtgaaaaattaaGCGGAACGTTGCATGGGGTGTCAGCTACGTCAATATCCTTAAGCCAAACTCTTGACCCACAAGGCTTCACTGATGGAACTACGGCACCAGGAGCTCCTAGGAATTATACTTCAGTGCCTATGAATAATGATCAAACTGCTCATCCGCAAAATGAAGGAGCTGTTAGTAATGAAACACTTTTTGAGGACATTTTGAATGGAAATtcacaagaaaatgataagaGTCAACAACAAACTAACAGCTCAAATTCTATaagccaagaaaataatagcACCAACCCTTCAGTGGACACTCGGTTCAACAAGCCGCAAAATTATAATTCCAATTTAGTCCCATCCTTGGAAGAGTATTCAGCAAATCCACCTAACAATGATGGTGGCCAAAGTCAAGGACTGTACATAAGCAGCAACTCTTCTCAATCACGGCAGTCTCCTAATCTCCAGAAAGTTTCTCCTAACCATGAAAATGCGGTTGAATCAAATGCACAAGAGAGCGTGCCGACATTTGAGGAGGAACAGTATGAGACTAAAACAGGATTGAAACGGAAACGAATAGTCTGCACAAGACCCTTCGAATTTATCAAGTCACCACACTCTGTGATGGAGGTTTGGAAGGAGTATACAGAAGGTGTTAACGGGCAGCCTTCTATAAGGAAAATGGAAGCTCTTTATCAAACGGCATGGAGGCGAGATCCAGCagtaaataaaagatattcGAGAAGAAAGGTTCTTTGGAAAGCCATTCAAACTGGCCTTAATCGTGGGTATTCATTAAACTATGTTGTTGAAATATTAGAAAACTCAAGATATGTTAATGATAAACAGAAGGTTAAACAACCTATTGGTTGGTTATGCCACAGTTCTCATATTCCAGAGACTTTGAAGTGA
- the PAP2 gene encoding non-canonical poly(A) polymerase PAP2 (Non-canonical poly(A) polymerase; involved in nuclear RNA degradation as a component of TRAMP; catalyzes polyadenylation of hypomodified tRNAs, and snoRNA and rRNA precursors; required for mRNA surveillance and maintenance of genome integrity, serving as a link between RNA and DNA metabolism; overlapping but non-redundant functions with Trf5p; relocalizes to cytosol in response to hypoxia), translated as MGAKSVTASSSKKIKNRHNGKVKKSKKIKKVRKPQKSISLNDENEVEILPSRNEQETNKLPKDHVTADGILVLEHKSDDDEGFDVYDGHFDNPTDIPSTTEESKTPSLAVHGDEKDLANNDDFISLSASSEDEQAEQEEEREKQELEIKKEKQKEILNTDYPWILNHDHSKQKEISDWLTFEIKDFVAYISPSREEIEIRNQTISTIREAVKQLWPDADLHVFGSYSTDLYLPGSDIDCVVTSELGGKESRNNLYSLASHLKKKNLATEVEVVAKARVPIIKFVEPHSGIHIDVSFERTNGIEAAKLIREWLDDTPGLRELVLIVKQFLHARRLNNVHTGGLGGFSIICLVFSFLHMHPRIITNEIDPKDNLGVLLIEFFELYGKNFGYDDVALGSSDGYPVYFPKSTWSAIQPIKNPFSLAIQDPGDESNNISRGSFNIRDIKKAFAGAFDLLTNRCFELHSATFKDRLGKSILGNVIKYRGKARDFKDERGLVLNKAIIENENYHKKRSRIIHDEDFAEDTVTSTATATTTDDDYEITNPPAKKAKIEEKPESEPAKRNSGETYITVSSEDDDEDGYNPYTL; from the coding sequence ATGGGGGCAAAGAGTGTAACAgcctcttcttcaaagaagatTAAAAACCGGCATAATGGGAAAGTGAAAAAGAGcaagaaaatcaagaaagTACGGAAACCACAGAAGTCTATATCCTTGAACGACGAAAACGAAGTAGAGATTTTACCTAGTCGTAATGAGCAAGAGACAAATAAATTACCTAAAGATCACGTCACGGCGGATGGAATTCTTGTATTAGAACATAAatctgatgatgatgaaggaTTCGATGTCTACGATGGACATTTCGATAACCCTACTGATATTCCCTCGACTACTGAAGAAAGTAAAACGCCTTCATTAGCAGTGCACGGGGATGAGAAGGATCTTGCTAACAATGATGATTTTATCTCTCTTTCTGCTAGTTCTGAGGATGAGCAAGCCGAACAGGAAGAGGAGAGGGAGAAACAAGAattagaaattaaaaaagaaaagcaaaaggaAATCCTTAATACTGATTATCCATGGATTTTAAATCATGATCACTCCAAACAGAAAGAAATCTCGGACTGGCTAACCTTTGAAATCAAGGATTTTGTTGCCTATATCTCACCAAGTcgtgaagaaattgaaattcGTAATCAAACCATAAGTACAATAAGAGAGGCTGTCAAACAGTTATGGCCAGATGCTGATTTGCACGTGTTTGGATCATATTCTACCGATTTGTATTTGCCTGGTTCCGATATTGATTGCGTGGTAACGAGCGAACTTGGTGGTAAGGAAAGTAGGAATAACTTGTATTCGTTAGCAAGccatttaaaaaaaaaaaatttggcaaCAGAGGTTGAAGTTGTCGCCAAAGCTCGCGTTCCAATCATCAAGTTTGTTGAGCCACATTCAGGGATCCACATAGATGTTTCATTTGAGAGAACAAATGGTATTGAAGCAGCAAAGCTTATTAGAGAGTGGTTGGACGATACCCCCGGCCTGAGAGAATTAGTCCTTATCGTAAAACAATTCCTACACGCAAGAAGACTAAATAATGTGCATACCGGTGGTCTTGGTGGGTTTAGTATTATATGTCTTgtcttttcctttttgcaTATGCACCCACGTATAATAACTAACGAAATAGATCCAAAGGACAACTTGGGTGTGCTCCTGATAGagttttttgaactttatgggaaaaattttggttaTGATGATGTTGCACTGGGATCATCGGATGGATATCCAGTATACTTTCCAAAATCGACATGGAGTGCTATTCAGCCTATTAAAAATCCATTTTCATTGGCCATTCAAGATCCAGGTGATGAATCAAATAACATCAGTCGAGGGTCCTTTAACATTCGAGATATTAAAAAGGCATTTGCTGGTGCTTTTGATCTGTTGACGAATAGATGTTTTGAATTACATTCAGCAACTTTTAAGGATCGATTGGGGAAAAGTATATTGGGAAACGTGATCAAATATCGTGGAAAGGCAAGAGATTTCAAGGATGAAAGAGGTCTAGTACTGAATAAGGctattattgaaaatgaaaactaTCACAAGAAACGTAGCAGAATAATTCatgatgaagattttgCCGAAGATACAGTTACCTCCACAGCCACCGCTACCACAACAGATGATGATTATGAAATAACGAACCCACCTGCTAAGAAGGCtaaaatagaagaaaaacctGAAAGTGAACCGGCCAAGAGAAATAGTGGAGAGACATATATCACTGTCTCTAGcgaagatgatgatgaagatggaTATAATCCTTATACCCTTTAA
- the PTH4 gene encoding Pth4p (Stalled-ribosome rescue factor srRF1; similar to human peptidyl-tRNA hydrolase ICT1; associates with mitochondrial large subunit; not an essential gene): protein MTTLMGKFKLTGRSPLFVLQPMLHCKKQQFVEEAVRLISNKKIGKKSDFVQARNWVGALNVTGLPLNQFILRYDRASGPGGQNVNKVNSKCTLTLSGLSNCAWIPQEVRNILSSGRFRYYAKGSDSIVIQSDETRSRETNKLKCFEKLVQEIRQTCQFPNDTTAETSKKWNKIKEKANKERLLDKKVHSDKKKNRSKIKFNY from the coding sequence ATGACAACATTGATGGGAAAGTTTAAACTTACTGGGCGCTCCCCTCTGTTTGTACTTCAACCAATGTTGCACTGCAAGAAACAACAGTTCGTTGAAGAGGCAGTCAGATTGATTAGTAATAAAAAGATCGGAAAGAAATCTGACTTCGTCCAGGCAAGAAACTGGGTAGGAGCACTTAACGTAACGGGCTTGCCCTTAAATCAATTTATTTTACGTTACGATAGAGCCAGCGGGCCAGGAGGCCAAAACGTTAATAAGGTAAATAGTAAATGTACTTTGACACTTTCTGGTTTATCAAACTGTGCTTGGATTCCTCAGGAAGTGAGAAACATCTTAAGTAGCGGCAGGTTTCGATACTACGCTAAGGGCAGCGATTCTATAGTAATTCAATCTGATGAAACTAGGTCAAGGGAAACCAACAAATTAAAATGCTTCGAGAAGTTGGTTCAAGAAATTCGGCAAACGTGCCAATTTCCTAATGATACCACTGCTGAGACCTCAAAGAAATggaataaaataaaagagaaagcCAACAAAGAGCGACTTCTTGACAAAAAAGTTCACAGcgataaaaagaaaaacagaagTAAAATTAAATTCAATTATTAA
- the SKM1 gene encoding putative serine/threonine protein kinase SKM1 (Member of the PAK family of serine/threonine protein kinases; similar to Ste20p; involved in down-regulation of sterol uptake; proposed to be a downstream effector of Cdc42p during polarized growth; SKM1 has a paralog, CLA4, that arose from the whole genome duplication), which translates to MKGVKKEGWISYKVDGLFSFLWQKRYLVLNDSYLAFYKSDKCNEEPVLSVPLTSITNVSRIQLKQNCFEILRATDQKENISPINSYFYESNSKRSIFISTRTERDLHGWLDAIFAKCPLLSGVSSPTNFTHKVHVGFDPKVGNFVGVPDSWAKLLQTSEITYDDWNRNSKAVIKALQFYEDYNGLDTMQFNDHLNTSLDLKPLKSPTRYIINKRTNSIKRSVSRTLRKGKTDSILPVYQSELKPFPRPSDDDYKFTNIEDNKVREEGRVHVSKESTADSQTKQLGKKEQKVIQSHLRRHDNNSTFRPHRLAPSAPATKNHDSKTKWHKEDLLELKNNDDSNEIIMKMKTVAIDVNPRPYFQLVEKAGQGASGAVYLSKRIKLPQENDPRFLKSHCHRVVGERVAIKQIRLSEQPKKQLIMNELLVMNDSRQENIVNFLEAYIIDDEELWVIMEYMEGGCLTDILDAVARSNTGEHSSPLNENQMAYIVKETCQGLKFLHNKKIIHRDIKSDNILLNSQGLVKITDFGFCVELTEKRSKRATMVGTPYWMAPEIVNQKGYDEKVDVWSLGIMLIEMIEGEPPYLNEDPLKALYLIANNGSPKLRHPESVSKQTKQFLDACLQVNVESRASVRKLLTFEFLSMACSPEQLKVSLKWH; encoded by the coding sequence ATGAAGGGCgtaaaaaaggaaggatGGATATCTTATAAAGTTGATGGATTGTTTTCGTTCTTATGGCAAAAGAGATACTTGGTACTGAATGATTCGTATTTAGCATTTTACAAAAGTGATAAGTGCAATGAGGAACCAGTCTTATCTGTGCCTTTGACTAGTATAACAAATGTTAGCAGAATACaattgaaacaaaattgTTTTGAGATTCTTCGGGCAACAGATCAAAAAGAGAACATATCCCCCATAAACTCCTACTTTTATGAATCAAATTCCAAAAGATCGATATTCATTTCCACAAGAACCGAACGGGATTTGCATGGCTGGCTTGATGCCATTTTTGCCAAATGTCCTCTCCTTAGTGGTGTTTCATCACCAACAAATTTTACACACAAAGTACACGTTGGGTTCGACCCAAAAGTGGGAAACTTTGTTGGAGTACCTGATAGTTGGGCTAAACTACTACAAACCTCAGAAATTACGTACGACGATTGGAACAGAAACTCAAAAGCTGTTATTAAAGCACTGCAATTTTATGAAGATTACAATGGACTGGACACAATGCAATTCAATGATCACCTCAACACAAGCTTAGACTTGAAACCTTTAAAAAGTCCGACAAGGTATATTATAAACAAGAGGACTAATTCCATCAAGAGATCAGTAAGTAGGACGCTCCGAAAAGGCAAAACAGATTCCATTTTACCCGTCTATCAATCAGAACTTAAACCATTCCCAAGGCCtagtgatgatgattataAGTTTACCAACATAGAGGACAATAAAGTACGCGAAGAAGGCAGGGTGCATGTTAGTAAAGAAAGCACGGCAGATTCCCAGACAAAGCAGTTAGGAAAGAAGGAACAGAAAGTCATTCAAAGCCATCTGCGAAGGCATGATAATAATTCAACATTTAGACCTCATCGACTAGCACCATCTGCACCTGCTACAAAAAATCATGATAGTAAAACTAAATGGCATAAGGAGGATCTCCTTGAACTTAAGAATAATGATGATTCGAatgaaataataatgaagatgaaaactgTTGCAATTGATGTAAACCCAAGACCGTATTTCCAACTGGTAGAAAAGGCTGGTCAAGGAGCAAGTGGTGCAGTATACCTGTCAAAGCGAATAAAATTAcctcaagaaaatgacCCGAGATTCTTGAAATCACATTGCCACCGAGTCGTAGGCGAAAGAGTGGCCATTAAGCAGATACGTTTATCTGAACAACCAAAGAAACAATTGATTATGAATGAACTCCTAGTGATGAATGATTCGCGCCAAGAAAATATCGTTAATTTCCTTGAAGCCTATATTATTGATGACGAAGAGTTATGGGTGATAATGGAGTACATGGAAGGTGGCTGCTTAACAGATATATTGGATGCTGTAGCAAGGAGCAATACCGGTGAGCACTCATCGCCGTTAAACGAAAACCAAATGGCATATATAGTAAAAGAGACGTGCCAAGGTTTGAAGTTTTTGCAtaacaagaaaattatCCATCGAGATATCAAATCTGATAATATCCTTCTGAATTCCCAAGGGTTAGTGAAAATTACAGACTTCGGTTTTTGTGTGGAATTaacagaaaaaagaagcaagcGTGCCACAATGGTAGGTACTCCATATTGGATGGCACCTGAAATAGTGAATCAAAAGGgatatgatgaaaaagtCGACGTTTGGTCTCTAGGGATAATGCTTATTGAGATGATAGAAGGTGAACCGCCTTACCTAAATGAGGATCCTTTGAAGGCGCTGTATCTGATAGCTAACAACGGTTCACCAAAATTGCGTCATCCAGAGTCAGTGTCCAAGCAAACCAAACAATTCTTAGATGCCTGTTTGCAAGTGAATGTCGAATCAAGAGCATCCGTGAGAAAACTACTAACGTTTGAATTTTTGTCAATGGCATGCAGCCCTGAGCAGCTCAAAGTATCCTTAAAGTGGCATTGA